The following DNA comes from Actinomycetota bacterium.
TAAAGATATCGGAATTATAACAAGTGGAATTTCATATCAATATGCAAAAGAAGTAATACCTGATGCTTCATTTCTAAAATTAGGAATGAGTTACCCACTTTGCAAAGTAAAAACTCATGATTTTACAAGAAAAGTTAAAAAAATATTTGTAATAGAGGAAGGGGATAGATTTTTAGAAAATTCTATAAGAGCAATTGGAGTAGATTTAGAAGCTAAATCTGATGAACTTTTGTTGGGTGAATTGAATATAGAAAAAGTTGAATCTATTCTACATAAGAAGAAATATATTAAGCCAAAAGAGATTGGAAGAGTAAATCCACCTAAGATGTGTCCTGGTTGTCCTCATAGGGGAATATTTTACATTTTAAACAGATTAAAATTCACTGTAACAGGTGATATAGGGTGTTACACTTTAGCTGTTTTACCACCATTAAATTCAATAGATACATGTATATGTATGGGAGCAAGCATAGGAAATGCAATTGGTTTAAGTAAAGTAATACCTGAAGAGGATAATAAAAAAGTTGTTGCCGTCATTGGTGATTCTACTTTCATTCATTCTGGAATAACTGGTTTAATAGATGCTGTATATAATAATTCTAATATTACAGTTATTATTCTTGATAATGAAACAACTGCTATGACAGGTGGACAGGATCATCCAGGAACAGGAATTACATTAAGGGGTAATAAAACAAAAGCACTTGATTTTAAAAAATTATGCAAAGCTATAGGTGTCTCAGGTGTTGAAATAGTCGATCCTTACAATCTTGATGAAGTAAAAGCAGCTATTTTAAGAGCAAAGAGTATTAATGGTGTATCTGTAATAATTTCAAAGAGAAAATGTATTCTAATTGATAAAAAAGCAATTAAGGCACCAGTAAAAATTGATGAAGAAAAGTGTAAAATTTGTGGAATGTGTATTAAACTAGGATGTCCAGCAATTATTCCAGTTTCTGAGGATGAAATGGGGAGGATGGAGAAAGAGAAGAATATAAAGAAGGATAAAGAGAAAGAGAAGAAAAAAGAAAAAAATAAGAACAAAAGTAAAGATATGCCTCCAGTTATAGATGAAAATCTTTGTACAGGATGTGGATTATGTGAACAGGTT
Coding sequences within:
- the iorA gene encoding indolepyruvate ferredoxin oxidoreductase subunit alpha codes for the protein MMKLLSGNEAIARGAYESGVVVATAYPGTPSTEILENIKNYKEIYCQWSPNEKVALEVAIGASFAGARTLVAMKHVGVNVAADPFMTLSYTGIKGGLVLVSADDPAMHSSQNEQDNRHYAEMAKIPMLEPSDSQEAKDFISKALEISERFDTPVLLRITTRIAHSEGRVKLSKRIKNHKEFRFEKNPQKFVMIPAFARRRHAFVEDRLKKIKKYSEDSELNKMELASKDIGIITSGISYQYAKEVIPDASFLKLGMSYPLCKVKTHDFTRKVKKIFVIEEGDRFLENSIRAIGVDLEAKSDELLLGELNIEKVESILHKKKYIKPKEIGRVNPPKMCPGCPHRGIFYILNRLKFTVTGDIGCYTLAVLPPLNSIDTCICMGASIGNAIGLSKVIPEEDNKKVVAVIGDSTFIHSGITGLIDAVYNNSNITVIILDNETTAMTGGQDHPGTGITLRGNKTKALDFKKLCKAIGVSGVEIVDPYNLDEVKAAILRAKSINGVSVIISKRKCILIDKKAIKAPVKIDEEKCKICGMCIKLGCPAIIPVSEDEMGRMEKEKNIKKDKEKEKKKEKNKNKSKDMPPVIDENLCTGCGLCEQVCKFDAIIPT